DNA from Kogia breviceps isolate mKogBre1 chromosome 3, mKogBre1 haplotype 1, whole genome shotgun sequence:
TAGCCCGTAATTGTCCATTAACTCTATTTCATACCCTGTGATTGAAATACAAAACAATCATCCCTTTTGCACAGCAGATATATACATAATGTAGCCTTACCCTCAGTTTTGCCTGAATATATTCCTATTAATTTGTCCTATTTAAATAACATGTAATACACCATCAAATACATATTATAGAATAGTTGGTTTAAATTTTATTCCAGTGTTTCACTCAaactaatgtatataaatgtatactataattatttatattgctTTCTAATTCTCCATTATCATTGTTCTGTTTTTCCATGGGAATGTGGAAAGAGCTACCCATCGTAGCTTATGAGGTCAGTTATCCCACTTAAGTGGGCAGAGGTTTAAAAGGTTAAAGATTCTCagctttacataatttttttaaccgttttttcctccctcttagGAAAGTGACAACACAGTGGGCTCTACAATGATGAGTTGGAATACAGTCGAAAGGAGTTTATGTACAAAATCTACAAATGCCGTGGAGACCAAAAGTTTCAATAAAAGGGATCTTGAGTTAGCCGTTTCTCCCATTCCTAACAGCAGTGCCGATCCTGCCACTGGAAACTCTTGTGGAAACCTTGCTGAAAAATGTTCTTCTGGGGAAGTTTCTTGGGAGGCAAGAGAACTGGATGTAAATAATATTCATCTGGCTGCTGACACAAGCCAGTCTGGTTACCATCAGTCACATCGATGTGCTGTGGATTCCAGGGGGGTGACTGAAGAACACCTTGGGAAAAGAAGTTGTAAAAGAAGTTTTGAGTTAGTTGACTCCAGTCCTTGTCAGGAAAttatacagaataaaaaaaattgtatcgAGTATAAGAGTAGTAATGAAATGAGAGATGGTTATGCCAATCAAAGGACAGGCTTAACAGGTAAAGTCCAGGACCTTAAGCTGTCAGTATACAGAGATCAGCAAAATGACGGGGCTAATAAGGAGAACATGGGCAGTTCTTTCACTGATAAACAACAAACACCAGAAAAATCACCTGTCCCAATGATAGCAAAAAACCTTATGTGTGAACTGGACGACGACTGTGACAAGAGTAGTAAGAAAGACTACTTAAGTTCTAGTTTCCTGTGTTCCGATGATGATAGAACGCCTCAAAGTATTCGCATGGACTCTGATTCATCTTTCCCTGGAATTTCCATCATGGAAAGTCCATTAGGAAGGCAGTCCTTAGATCCAGATAAAAGCATCAAAGAATCCTCTTTGGAAGAATCAAATATTGAAGACCTACTTCCTACATCCCCCAGCTGCCAAGAAAGCACCTTGCCGAGAGGCGATGAGAGTCATGCCGTCCAAGACAGCAACCGAAAAATGTTAGCTCCTTTGGAGGCGCTGAAAACATTAACCTCTAAAAGAAATGCTGTGGCTTTTCGGAGTTTTAACAGTCATATTAATGCAACCAATAGCTCAGAACCATCCAAAATGAGCATTACTTCTTTAGATGTGATGGATATTTCATGTGCCTATAGTGGTTCATATCCCATGGCTATAACCCCTACTCAAAaagaaagatcctacatgccatatCAGGTATGTGATCACTTGCTAATGTTTTGTCCTttagattttagaaaaataaactgttaaGGCCAGACACTTGCCTGTCAGCTACACTATATAATATTAATcatatagttttgttttgcttgttggGAATCTATGGCTCCTTGGAGGTTTTAGTACAGAAAAGTAAAGCAGGTAGCAATGTTTATCATTCTTAACTCCAATGCCTCCTTCATTTGTATTGTTCTGTATACTTTCACATATTTACATAGCACATGTTTACATATTTACAATCACATATTTTCACTTGATCACAGCAACTctgagatacaaaattaaagtccATCTACCTTACTGCCTTTTAAGGACATATTTAGATGATCTCTTTCCTTTATAgaagaaagttgaaaaaatagatacttcaaatctttttctttccctaaacCTTTATCCTTTTAAACCCaaagtttcattttttccttccttcggAGAGACATCGTAATACAGAAAGTGTAAACCTCGACTGTAGGGTTACAAGACTTGAGTTTTCTATTTAGAACTTACTGAGTGACTTAGAAGTCCTTATCTTCAGAGCCTCTGTCTGCCATTTGTCTGTAAAATATAATGACATCTGTCCTGCTGGTCCCACAGAGTCCTTGTGAGACAACAAAATACCTTAAAACCataaatgcgggcttccctggtggcgcggtggttgagaatccgcctgccgatgcaggacacacgggttcgtgtcccggtctgggaagatcccacgtgccgcggagcggctgggcccgtgggccatggccgctgagcctgtgcatccggagcctgtgctctgcaacgggagaggccacaacagtgagaggctcgcgtaccacaaaaaaaaaacaaacaaaaaaatcccataaATGCCAGTTAGCACGAGAAGTTATTTATGTGTAGTTCTGTTGTATGCATTGTCCTAGTAATTCACTCATTTGTCAGCCACAGCCTCCCTCTGTGACTGCTCTCAAGCTTGTATTGATCCATCCTATCAAGAATTTTTTCTTGTGGATTTATTCATTGTTTCTTGCATTTCCAGCTCTTACTGAAATTATTGGTGTTATCTTAGCTATTGAATTTCATTATTATAATTAGGGCTTTTTACAATAGGACTTTTCATAATTATAATTAGTTACAAGGCCATTTTCAAAACTGATCAAGTATTTGAGTGTATCTTTTATGCCCAACAGCCtagcttctcttttgttttagcATTTCTGTTCACTGTAAAAGGAATTAAGATAGTTATTGTATCTTAAACTCTTTTGAAATTATCAGACCCCAGATCACGTCAAGTCAGGAACTCCATACCGAACTCCAAAGAGTGTGAGAAGAGGGGCGGCCCCTGTGGATGATGGGCGAATTCTGGGAACTCCAGACTACCTTGCACCAGAGCTGCTGTTAGGCAGGGCCCACGGTAAGGCATGCACATCTTGCGATTTTGAAGTatcactatgttttcttctgagataaattgttttaaatttctttagtaCTTAGATTGCATAAGGTAAAAGGAAATGAACTGCAGTACTCTTTTCtcacatatatggcctttattataggAAAGAAGACATGCAGCCATTTGTTCTTGGCCTGCTGGTTTAGTCTCAATGATCCAGAGAAGTCCCGCCTTCCACCCCCTCTACTGTCTTTGTTCTAAATGTCTCCCCAGGTCTATTTTAGTTTGGGTTCAGGAATAGACAGTTGGGCCTatactaagatccctcatgccacgaggccaaaaaaaaaaaatctgtctctaATCCTGACTTCCTCTAGGCAGCAGACACGTGGCCAAAGTGCCTATTCTGTATTCTACTGTCATTCAGATGCTATGTATCAGAGCTCGACTTGTCCTCTAGCTTGCTCTTCCTCCGTTCCATCTCTCTGTTCACCATCTTCATGGTGACACAAACATTGTCCCTACCTTCAGGCATTTAAATCCGATGAATTACATCTCTGCAGTGTGTCTCCTCACTGTTTCATCTCTGCCAGTATTCCATGTAAGAACCtcatctttccctttccttcattTAATAACTTTCTCTTTGATCTCCTcaacttcattctcttttttGCAATCATTGCCACCAGACTTTCCCTCTTAAAGCATAATGGAGTTCATGCTACTCCCCTCCTTGAAACAGAGGAGGTGTTTGGCTTGGTGGCTCCACCAAGGAACCTCCTTGGTGGCTCCTTTCTACCTGCAAAAAGAAAGCCAGGTCACTGATTTGAGGCTCTGAGCTCTCATGCTAGTCTCGTCTCTCAGTTAGTCTCTTTATAGGCCTTATCTTCCCATTTTACTTAGacacatttattttcacattttccttattttgcacAACTGTTTTGCcttagtaggttttttttttttttttttttttttggccacgctgtgcggcatgtggggtcttggttccccgacca
Protein-coding regions in this window:
- the MASTL gene encoding serine/threonine-protein kinase greatwall isoform X2, with the protein product MELSTDFGLSRVTLNRDINMMDILTTPSMAKPRQDYYSRTPGQVLSLISSLGFHTPVAETSQDSANILSTHVSETSQLSQGLTCPMSIDQKDITPYSSKLLKSCLETVASHPGMPVKCLTSHLLQSRKRLATSSTSSQSHTFMSSVESECHSSPRWEKDCQESDNTVGSTMMSWNTVERSLCTKSTNAVETKSFNKRDLELAVSPIPNSSADPATGNSCGNLAEKCSSGEVSWEARELDVNNIHLAADTSQSGYHQSHRCAVDSRGVTEEHLGKRSCKRSFELVDSSPCQEIIQNKKNCIEYKSSNEMRDGYANQRTGLTGKVQDLKLSVYRDQQNDGANKENMGSSFTDKQQTPEKSPVPMIAKNLMCELDDDCDKSSKKDYLSSSFLCSDDDRTPQSIRMDSDSSFPGISIMESPLGRQSLDPDKSIKESSLEESNIEDLLPTSPSCQESTLPRGDESHAVQDSNRKMLAPLEALKTLTSKRNAVAFRSFNSHINATNSSEPSKMSITSLDVMDISCAYSGSYPMAITPTQKERSYMPYQTPDHVKSGTPYRTPKSVRRGAAPVDDGRILGTPDYLAPELLLGRAHGPAVDWWALGVCLFEFLTGIPPFNDETPQQVFQNILKRDIPWPEGEEKLSDNAQSAVEILLTIDDTKRAGMKELKHHPLFSDVDWENLQHQTMPFIPQPDNETDTSYFEARNNAQHLTVSGFSL